In Candidatus Cloacimonadota bacterium, the genomic window CGATTATATTGAGAATTTTAGCGAGTTCTGAGAAATTTGGTGTTAGTATATCAATTTCAGGTAACAGTGCCCAAAGTATATCGCCTATATCACTGTCCATTACGAAAGATTCTCCTGAAGTGGGGGAGAAGACGGGATCCCATACTTTTATTGCTTGGGGAAATTTGCTTAGCGATTCAGCTACGATCAAAGCGTTTTTTTTGTTACCTAAAACTCCAATTTTGAGACAATTCACATCGAAAGTTGAACAAATATCTAATTGTTCCTCCAAAATACTACCATCAAGTGGATAAATGTTTTTTACTCCATTATCATCTTGAATAGTTATTGCTGTAACCGCTCCCAAAGTATTAAAGCCAAATTGGTTAGCTATTTTACAATCCTTAGTTATCCCAGCTTCTCCAGTAGTATCTGTAGCTGCTATAGAAAGAAAGTATTTTTGCGTACTTCTAACTTTAAACATAATGATTCACCATGTTTTACTAAACAAACTCAGTCTTTGATACTGAGAATAAAGATGATTTGCCTATGCGTTTGGTTTGGTTGCTTTCTTATCAATCTTAATAGCACAGAGCGAACCGCACATAGAGCAATAGTCAGAATCAGTTTCTGTAGTTGACTCTTTTCGCTTTTTTGCTAATAAAGGGTCAAGGGCAAATTGAAAAACTCTTTCCCAATTCAATTCACGGCGAGCTTCCGATATTGCTCTATCCCG contains:
- a CDS encoding bifunctional hydroxymethylpyrimidine kinase/phosphomethylpyrimidine kinase; translation: MFKVRSTQKYFLSIAATDTTGEAGITKDCKIANQFGFNTLGAVTAITIQDDNGVKNIYPLDGSILEEQLDICSTFDVNCLKIGVLGNKKNALIVAESLSKFPQAIKVWDPVFSPTSGESFVMDSDIGDILWALLPEIDILTPNFSELAKILNIIDPKHDNWQRSAHDMAKKYDVALFVSGGHSDTEDILIREFLIDKERIICLSKMRTPLRYQHGTGCTLSTTLACYMTLATDIVKACRKSTELVDLLYT